In Syntrophobacterales bacterium, the genomic stretch GAGGCGACAGGAGCAGAAGTTCTCTTTTACGGAACGCCGGTTTTTCCGGGAGCCATGTTTCTTGTCGCACGACTGAAAGGGAAATATATTCTGGGTGCCCCCGCATGTGTGTATCACAGCGAGTATACAGTCCTTGATATTGTCCTGACGCGTATCATGGCCGGAGAGAGGATGCGCAAGACCGACATGGTCAAGTTGTCATATGGGGGGCTCTGCCTCCATTGCGACGTTTGCCACTATCCTACCTGTTTTTTTGGAAAGGGGCCGTGATAATGCCAGAGGGTAAATGGTCAGTTGCCCATAAAATGTGGGACCCGGTGATCGTTATAAAGGGAGCAGGTGATGTGGCGACAGGTATCGCCCACCGGCTGCACAGGGCCCGTTTCACCCATCTTCTTATGGTGGAGATACCCGAGCCGCTATGTGTGAGAAGGGCGGTGGCCTTTTCGGAAGCTGTATATGAAGGTGGGGCGGAAGTAGAAGGAGTAAAAGCAGTGTTGATAGACGGTTTGAGGCTTCTTGCAAAAGTTTGGGAGAAAGGGGCTGTGGCCGTCATGGTGGACCCGGAATGGAAAGCCGTTGAAGCCCTTAAGCCTCACATAGTCATAGATGCCATAATGGCGAAGAAAAATCTGGGAATCAGGAAGGAAGAAGCTGCGTTGGTGATAGGAGTAGGGCCGGGGTTCACGGCGCCTAAGGATGTTGATGTAGTGGTGGAGAGCAAACGCGGTCACGATCTCGGTAAGGCCTTATACGAGGGGTCGGCTGAGCCTTACACGGGATTTCCGGGAGAGGTGATGGGTTACTCAAGGGAGCGGGTTCTGAGGTCTCCAGTGGCAGGGATGGTGAAACACGTGAAAGCCATAGGTGACGAGGTAAAGAAGGATGACATCATCCTTTATGTGGGCGACAATCAAGTACTGGGACCATTCGACGGGGTATTGAGAGGGCTTATCCGGGAAATAAATGTGACTGCGGGTGAAAAAATCGGTGACATAGACCCTAGGGGGATTAAGGAATATTGTTACACTATCTCCGATAAGGCGAGATCAATAGGGGGCGGGGTTATCGAGGCTATCCTTCACTGGATCACGCGTCCGCATAAGGTGAAAGAAATAAAAAGACCTGGCGCGAAGCTGCAAAAATGGACCTGAAAAATATGGAAGCGAGGAGCCTATATGGAAGTTGGTGACGTCATAAAGGAATATCTGGCGAAAGGGATGACAGGTGCTGTCGCCACCATCGCGTATAAGCTGGGAGCAGCCCCCAGAGGGGAGGGGGCGAAAATGTTTGTAGGGGAAGACGGAAAGTTCTTCGGTACCGTGGGAGGAGGATGCTTGGAGGCCGAAGTGTGGCAGGAAGCGGGAAAAGTGGTGAAGACCGGGGAAGCCAGGTTCGTCCGTTACAGAATGAACGAGGAAGAAATAGAAAATGACGGCATGATTTGCGGCGGAAATGTGGATATTTTTCTGGAGCCTCTCCTTGAGCGTCACCGGGACCTTTATGATGTGGTCTCGAACCTCGAAAAGAAAGGGAGACGTGCACTAATAGTGACCAGGTTCGGAAAGGATTATTTTTCGAAATCCCTCATTGATACCTATGGTGGCCGTTGGGGAGACCCTATAACAGAAATTGAAGCTGAGGGATATAGACAGTTTTTTACCGAAAAACACCCTAAGGTTCTCGGGGACAGTACTGTAATTGAACCCATAAGCATCGCGTCTACGGTCTACATCTTCGGAGCGGGCCATATATCTCGGTACCTCGCCCAAGTTGTAAAGATGGTCGACTTTAACGTGGTAGTCATAGATGACCGAGAGGAATTTGCCAACAAGGAGCGGTTTCCAGATGCAGATAAGGTCATCGTATCCGATTTTCAAGCAGTGTTTGATGTCCTAGACTATGTGGGTGATGTGTATGTGGTGATCGTGACGAGAGGCCATAATCACGATGCCTATATTCTTGAGGAGGCACTGAAAAAACCTTCAAAATACATAGGCATGATAGGGAGCAAGCGAAAGATCCAAATGGTCTATGATTACCTGAGAGGTAAAGGTATTGAAGAAGTGGTTCTTAGAGCGGTGCATGCGCCGATTGGGGTCAAGATAAATTCCGAGACACCTCAGGAGATTGCGGTGAGTATAGTGGCGGAACTC encodes the following:
- a CDS encoding EF2563 family selenium-dependent molybdenum hydroxylase system protein, with translation MPEGKWSVAHKMWDPVIVIKGAGDVATGIAHRLHRARFTHLLMVEIPEPLCVRRAVAFSEAVYEGGAEVEGVKAVLIDGLRLLAKVWEKGAVAVMVDPEWKAVEALKPHIVIDAIMAKKNLGIRKEEAALVIGVGPGFTAPKDVDVVVESKRGHDLGKALYEGSAEPYTGFPGEVMGYSRERVLRSPVAGMVKHVKAIGDEVKKDDIILYVGDNQVLGPFDGVLRGLIREINVTAGEKIGDIDPRGIKEYCYTISDKARSIGGGVIEAILHWITRPHKVKEIKRPGAKLQKWT
- a CDS encoding XdhC family protein translates to MEVGDVIKEYLAKGMTGAVATIAYKLGAAPRGEGAKMFVGEDGKFFGTVGGGCLEAEVWQEAGKVVKTGEARFVRYRMNEEEIENDGMICGGNVDIFLEPLLERHRDLYDVVSNLEKKGRRALIVTRFGKDYFSKSLIDTYGGRWGDPITEIEAEGYRQFFTEKHPKVLGDSTVIEPISIASTVYIFGAGHISRYLAQVVKMVDFNVVVIDDREEFANKERFPDADKVIVSDFQAVFDVLDYVGDVYVVIVTRGHNHDAYILEEALKKPSKYIGMIGSKRKIQMVYDYLRGKGIEEVVLRAVHAPIGVKINSETPQEIAVSIVAELIDIRGA